The following proteins are co-located in the Candidatus Planktophila lacus genome:
- a CDS encoding dTDP-glucose 4,6-dehydratase: MKLIVFGGAGFIGSEFARQAVHSDIFNKVSVVDALTYAGNQENLRDISNSTKFDFIHADILDSKKYEGLIDSETFVVNFAAESHVDRSIEDPLIFAKTNFMGVCNLLNTCKEKDSARFIQVSTDEVYGPMPEGTANETFTLNPSSPYAASKAAGDLVTLSFWATYKFPVMITRGVNTFGPHQYPEKLIPLALSKLKNGEEVPIYGDGSQTREWIHVSDHAAGIMAVLLKGRIGEIYNIGTDHRLTNLQVIQILKNQLNIDENLIKFVEDRKGHDIRYALNSQKIQSELNWFPKKILGQDFSDFSNW, translated from the coding sequence GTTTTCGGTGGAGCAGGTTTCATTGGATCGGAATTTGCGCGGCAAGCGGTTCATTCCGATATCTTTAATAAAGTGTCCGTTGTAGACGCCTTAACTTACGCCGGTAATCAAGAAAATTTACGCGATATCTCGAATAGCACAAAATTTGATTTTATTCACGCGGATATCCTTGACTCTAAAAAGTATGAAGGATTGATTGACTCTGAAACTTTTGTTGTAAATTTCGCGGCAGAGTCTCACGTTGACCGTTCAATTGAGGACCCGCTTATCTTTGCCAAAACAAATTTTATGGGAGTTTGCAACCTCCTAAACACATGTAAAGAAAAAGATTCCGCTAGATTCATTCAGGTTTCCACGGATGAAGTTTATGGACCGATGCCTGAAGGTACTGCTAATGAAACATTCACACTCAACCCAAGTTCCCCTTACGCGGCCTCAAAGGCGGCTGGAGATTTGGTAACTCTTTCATTTTGGGCTACGTATAAATTCCCAGTCATGATTACTAGAGGTGTTAATACATTTGGACCACACCAATATCCAGAAAAATTGATCCCACTTGCTCTTTCTAAATTGAAAAATGGTGAGGAAGTACCAATTTATGGTGACGGGAGCCAAACACGTGAATGGATTCACGTATCAGACCATGCGGCAGGAATTATGGCAGTTTTGCTAAAGGGTCGGATTGGAGAAATTTACAACATTGGAACCGATCATCGGTTAACAAATCTACAAGTGATACAGATTTTAAAAAACCAATTAAATATCGATGAAAATTTAATTAAGTTTGTGGAAGATAGAAAAGGACATGACATTCGTTATGCGTTGAATAGTCAGAAAATTCAATCGGAGCTAAATTGGTTTCCAAAGAAAATATTGGGCCAAGACTTCAGTGACTTTAGTAATTGGTAA